CCTTCCCTGGAGGCCACCTCCAAATGTCCATTCTCTTGGGAGGCCAAAATGCCACTTTTCCTCTATCCCCCTCTATCCCCTAAAGATGTCCCCTTCTTGTGCCCAGCTGTGTCTCCCCCCTTCCAATTCAAGTCTACCTCTTCCCACCTCAGGGTATGGGAAACTTCCATTTATTGGGCCTTACTATGTGCTGCCTGCCCTAGAGGCTTTCACACATCCAATTTCCCTCAGTCTGCACAGTACTGAGGGCTGTGCTTCAGACTCCTTTTCGTGAGTAGAGCTGCTTTTCCTTgcctctgccccttcctccccactTTTGAGCAGCCAGTGGTCCCTCCTCCCACCAGagaccctcctccctctccctgttGTGCAGACTGCGCTGTGGGGGTGACTAATTATAGCTGAGCCGTTGCTACTCACTCCCCATCTAAGCTGGCACAGCCTGTACTCCCAGTCTCACCAGTACAGTCTTCACATAGGAATCGCACCGTCTAGAGTTTGCCCCCTTCTTCCCCCAGGGACACAGTTGGGAGTAGGGGCTGGGCAGGAACAGAGGAGCTCTCCACTCTGCTGTGGCAGCCCATTAATAATGGAAAATGGGTCTTGAAATGCCTTCAAGGAGCCTAGTTCTGTAAGAGAACAGGCTTTTGTGAAGGGTTTTGGATTGCAGTGCTGGGATTAATGCATGCTCTGGAGATAAGGATGGAATAAGGTCCctgaaggagaggaaagggggaCCAAAGGTAGGGCTGAGTGTGGGAAGAGCTGTAGCTGAGCTCACCTTAGGGCCTGGCAGCAATGAGAGCAAGGTGGGAGGAGCCTCAGATCTGGGAACCAAAATTGGGTCTGCTGAGAAGTCTGCCAGGTGGAGTTCCTGTCTTATTTAGGGTTTGCAGCAATGGCTGTAGTTTCCCCCATAAATCATAGTTCTTTTTCTAGCTTGGATGACATCTCCTATGGAGGTTGAAGAGGTTGAAGAGAGCCTTTTtctcatcaacaacaacaacaaaatccttgGGATTAGGGGTGGGGAGAGATAGGTAGAATGTTCAGAAATACCTTCCCCCAGCTTCAttgctaggattttttttttttcccttttattccctACCAAATATTTAGGTAGATCCCACCACaggccaggcactgtcctaggcTCTCTGGGTACAGCTTCCAAAGGGCACTGTCTTAGCATTGCATCTCATACAGCTTAACACCAAGATGTCCTTCACTACCCACCACTCCAAGGATTGTCTGGGGAGAGCAGCTCACCTGGCCTAGGGCCCAATCGAAAGCCCAAAGAGTATATGATGAGGCAAAGGTAGGAGTGGCAACAGTGCTAGAAAATCATTCCATACCTCCTCTTCTTTCCAAGGGTCAGATATGTTATTACTTTCCCCCAGAATCATACTGAATTAACATTTGTTGAGATCCTATTATGTGTCTAACATTCTGCTAGGCACATTCACACTATATCATTTTTATCCTCACCCTGTGAAAGTTATTTTTCCCCATATTACAGGAGAAGAAATTGAAGTTCAggaatttaaataatttgcttgAGATCACACAATTAGGATAGGATGGAGCCACAAGAAGAACTAGAGGTCTAACTGCTAAATGTATTGCTTTTAAAACTACTGAGCCCTTAGTGAGCCTACATAATGAAAGAGCACACAGGGCTAGGAGATCTGCTGTACTCCTAGGAGGTATAATATGCATTATGGTCTAGGGCAGGACACAATAATAGAATAAAAGGTAACATTTATAGAGCACTTACTACAAAGCGCTAGGCTAACTGCTTTTGAGCAGATTGTCTTACTTAAACCTTGCAACAATCCTATGAGATCAGTACTGTCTTTgttctcattttactgatgaaaaaaCTGCAAGTCAAAAAGGGACTAGGACTTCCCTGACTGTCCCgtgttaagactccgagctccttGTGTCAGGGGCCTGGATTCCATccatggtcaggaaactagatcccctCATGCTGCAACTGGAGATTTTGCATATTGCAACTAACACCCGgcccaacaatttaaaaaaaaagtgaagatattTGCTTCAAAGTCACAGAACTGGTAAATGAAAGAGCTAGACTTTGAACCCAGGGAGACTGACTCCACAGGCCCTGATTTTTACAACTATGTTATGCATAAAAATGTACCTAATATTTGCTGAGGTTCAAATAATGACAATGGATAAGGGAGAGCAGAAAAAGGTGAGGTCCTTTGAGGATGACAGTAGAGAGGATGGGGTATTTTCGGAAGTGGAAAAAGCAAGCAGAGACCTAGGTTACCATGACAGGAGCACTAAGAAATAGACAACTGTGGCTGCAGTGGAGAGTTTggagctctggaggctggagatTCTAGCAGTCCTGAATTTCTTCTTCCTCCAGGATTGGGGGTCCTGACCTTGAATAAATATCTGACTGGAAGGCTATAGgccagtgcatgtgtgtgtgtgtgcgcatgcgtgcgcgtgtgtgcatgcgcacgTGCTTCATAAATTGATGATACCTCCCACCCTATTCTTGTGTTGTAGTGTTTCACTTGTCTCGGAAGGTGACGTCTCTGGTCCCCGAGAGCTGTCTGCTGATTTTGCTGGGACTGGCACTGGGGGGCATTGTCTTGGCTGTGGCCAAGAAAGCGGAGTACCAGCTGGAGCCAGgcaccttcttcctcttcttgttgCCTCCTATTGTGCTGGACTCAGGCTATTTCATGCCCAGCCGGCTGTTCTTTGACAATTTGGGTGCCATCCTCACCTATGCCGTGGTGGGCACACTCTGGAATGCCTTCACAACAGGTGCTGCCCTCTGGGGCCTACAGCAGGCTGGACTTGTGGGTGAGTGACTCTAAGATGTGGACCAGCCATGGGGGTCTTTGCCAGACTCTTTGCccagctcccttctcctccagctctgaAGATCCTATGTTGACGAGAGCCATACCCTGAGACCTCCATCTTAGGTCCTTCCCAACTGGGCAGTGCTCCAGATTGGCCTGCAGCCTTCATTTAGGTCCCTGCCAGATGAGTCTGGGCTTCTGCAGATGACAGCTGAGTAGGGGCCTGGCTCCCAGCTGTGCATGGCCTGCCAAGGCTGGGAAGCCTGCATTGCCAccctgcttcctcctgccctctgctACCACACTGCCACTTGCCAGCCTGGCTCCCCTGAGGCACAGCTCAACATCCCTTTGAGGGCTCTGCCCAGGTCACATCAGGgtggttttctgtttttattattttaataaatacatatcaTATGTCTGCAGAATGCAAGACACTACACTAGGTATTCTCTTTGCTCATCCCACTGGCTCTTGATATCAACCTTGCTGGGGGTATCATTTATCCCATTTAATGGACAAGGAAATAGAGGCCCTTAAACTCATTTGATATCAGGTCCAAGGTTAGCAGGAGAAGGTCATTTTACTGAGCTCTTTGCCTTCAGGAGGCCCTGTTCTGCtcccttctttctcattttctgggCCCCAAACCCACTCAACCCTGAAAGTTGATAATTCAGACTTCTTCCCAGGGGCAAGGGGAGGTTTGCAATTTCCACTCAGGTCTCCAACCTGGTTTTCCTATGGGGTCAGTGAACTctttgggggcaggaagggaggggaggacatCAGACCATAATCATAGTAATCCCGGTAATAGGTAATAActactgagtgcttactatgtattAGGCACTGGTTAAGTAAGGAACTTTCTGAGGTAGACACTATTATTCTCAGTATGTAGAagtggaaactgaggttcagagagattgCATAGGATGTTCGAGTCCCACCAGTGGTGGGTGCTTGTCATACCATATTCAGCCCTCGTGGATGGatagcccctccccctcccactgaGAATTGTGCATGTTGCCTTCCTTAGGCTGAGAACTATGATGTGGAAGAAGGCACTCTTTTGTTCTCCTAATAAAGCCAGTCAGCAGCCTATTTCCACCTGATGGTGGTTATTATTGCTGTTGCTACGTTTTTTCTTGTCAGTGCCATCTTAGCTCTCCAGGTTACACAGAGTTTTGTAGCCATTTCCCTGGTTGATTTCTGCAGCAGTCTTGTCAGGCAGGCATATGAGGAGGTATGGCTTATGAGAAGTCAGGTGGCAGTGAGAGTGCCAGTGTCATAGAGCGGGTAAGTGGCAAAGACAGTCCTTAGGCTCAGGACCTAAGGTCTCCTGACCTGCAGGCTGATGCACTCTTCACTGTCCCAAGTCCTCTCGGGGCACCCTTGTTTCAACAGTCTGAGCCTGTTGCTGGGGCTGCTGTAGGCAATTCAGTACCTCACCGTCTGCTGTCCCTCGAAAGCCCCCAGAGTGCAGGCTGGCTTGCTGGACTTCCTGCTGTTCGGGAGCCTCATCTCAGCAGTGGATCCTGTGGCTGTGCTGGCTGTCTTTGAGGAGGTGCACGTCAACGAGACCCTCTTTATCATCGTCTTTGGCGAGTCCCTGCTCAACGATGCAGTCACCGTGGTGAGAGTGCACAGTGGGCTGCTGTTGCTCGACCCCACGCTGCCATGCTTTTGACCAGGCTCACACCCTTCTccagatcccctgggggagaaaTCCGGTCTCCGCCTTGCCCCATCATCACTCCTGATGCACCACTTCTCACTCAGGTGCTGTACAAGGTCTGCAACTCTTTTGTGGAGATGGGCTCTGCCAACGTGCGGGCCACTGACTACCTGAAGGGAGTCGGTCAGTATCTCCCCCCTCTCGGCGGGCACTGGAGGCTGCCTCCCTCGGGTTGCTGAGCCCCTCCCCCACTGCGTCTGGACAGAGGATGCTGCTGGGGTGCCtcatccctcccttccctcctccacggAGAAACAGGGCCCTGAGAACCCGAGAAGGAGGGGCTTTCCTGCACTCCTGACCCCTGGGGAGCATGGTGGGCATCCTCCTCCACTCCCCGCCAGGCAGCAGTCTTGTTGGCCCGGGAGGGGTCCCGGCCAGGGGTCGTGCTGACAACCcactcctcccccagcctccttgTTTGTGGTCAGTCTGGGCGGGGCAGCCGTGGGCTTAGTCTTTGCCTTCCTCCTGGCCCTGACCACACGCTTCACCAAGCGGGTCCGCATCATCGAGCCGCTGCTGGTCTTCCTCCTCGCCTATGCAGCCTACCTTACCGCTGAAATGGCCTCGCTCTCTGCCATTCTTGCGTGAGTCCTGGGGGTGCTGAGCACGCAGGCAGCTGGGAGGGGGCACTGGAGATGGTTGCCCTTCACACAGACAGAAGGACCTTGAGGAGTCCATAGGTTTCCCCAAGTGGGAGCTTCAAATTTCCCAGGGGAGACTTTTAACCTCAGGGAACATTACAGGACCCGCTTCTAGAACTGTCCTGGGCCCCCAGAACCCAATTTTCCCTTGCCCAGAGTGTTCTCTTGAGTGTGCGCTGAGCCACACGTGGACGTTGAGGCCTGGTGCCATGGCTCTGGTGGCTATAGAACTCTGAAAGTCGCTTCAGGCAGTCTGTGCCAGTCAGATCATGTTTTCCCTGCCTTCCCCTCCAGAAAGGTTAGGGTTAGAGCAGGAAGCCTGGCGATTCCGATCCTTTTAGCCCAGGATTACCCCTACCAGCCTGGGACAGGCTCCATGCCTCACTGTGCTTTGGCTCTGAGTCTGACATCCTGTGACGGGCATCCTCTCCTGTGCATGCTCAGACCCCAGAGGCTGTGCTTCCTGCTGCCCCTCCTCATCATCCTGACTCTCCATTCCTCTCCCAGGGTGACTATGTGTGGCCTGGGCTGTAAGAAGTATGTGGAGGCCAACATCTCCCATAAGTCCCGCACAGCTGTCAAGTACACCATGAAGACTCTAGCCAGCTGCGCGGAGACCGTCATCTTCATGCTGCTCGGCATCTCGGCCGTGGACTCTTCCAAGTGGGCCTGGGACTCTGGGCTGGTGCTGGGCACCCTCTTCTTCATCCTGTTCTTCCGAGCCCTCGGTATAGCCGGCACCCTCTGCTTTCCTACCCCCCCtgctcctgccccccaccccagctcatcTCGCCCTCTGAGTCCACATCCTTGTCCTCCCTGTGTTGCTCAGCCCTCCCAGCCCTTCAGACCTGAGCCCTGATACTGGGTGCCAGCTGCAGCCAGTGCCTTCCACTCCCAACACCCTGCTCCCACTGGCCTCCCTCCCGCTGTAGGCGTAGTCCTGCAGACGTGGGTGCTGAATCAGTTCCGGCTGGTCCCTCTGGACAAGATTGACCAGGTGGTGATGTCCTATGGGGGCCTGCGGGGGGCTGTGGCCTTCGCTCTCGTCATCCTCCTGGACAGGACCAAGGTCCCTGCCAAGGACTACTTTGTAGCCACCACGATTGTGGTGGTCTTCTTCACAGTCATCGTGCAGGTGGGAGCACCCAGGAAGCCAGATGGGGAGAGGGTCTGGCAGGCCCTGGGGAGGCCTGGAGCCTATGGGAGAGGGGCTCCTTTTCCTGTTGGGGGCTGCAGGGGCTTGACTTCCCAGACTTTGAGAGCAGTTAGGTGGAGATATGGAAGCTGAAGCCTAACCGTGGGGAGAGAAAGGCGGCAGAGAactggccagggcagggctcaCCAGCTGCCTGTCCATAGGGCCTGACCATCAAGCCACTGGTCAAGTGGCTGAAGGTGAAGAGGAGTGAGCATCACAAACCCACCCTGAACCAGGAGCTGCATGAGCACGTGGGTACCAGAACCCCATGCCCCAACctgtccctctctcccttctcctatTCTGAGCAGAGTCCTGATCCGGTCCCCCTACCCACCCCCCTTCTAGACTTTTGACCACATTCTGGCTGCAGTGGAGGACGTTGTGGGGCACCATGGCTATCACTACTGGAGGGACAGGTGAGGGAGCTGCACCCAGGCTCCTTCAGCAgcagcacccctcccccaccagccagGGCAGCATGGGGGACATACCACACTTCTGAGAAGGGACGCAGCCAGGCATAGGCTGGGTGACCTGTCCTGAAGCCCCCCGCAGGTCCCCATAGGACAGGCAGTGCTGGTGTCCCCGTACTCTCAGGATAAGATAAGCTTCCCCAGTGAGGCCTGCCTGGCCCTGCCCTGCGTGGTCTGGCATCTCCAGACTCCAGCCATCTTGTGGTCCACTGTGACTTTGActctccacctgccaatgaaacgAACCCTGTTTTAGAAACTCAGGACCCACCATGCTCCCCCTGCCCTGGCCaacaggacctttgcacatgttGTTCTTTCTACTAGAACATTCCCTCCCCTCCATCTTGCCTCCTTAACCCCTCTGTTCATCCTTCAGATATTACCACAGGCATCATGTCCTTAGGGAGGCTTCCCTGACTAGGACAAATCCCCATCAGACTCTATAATATCCTTGTAGTTCCTATCATGGTTGTGACTTTATAGTTACATGTCATAACTTCGTCAGTGTCAGGTGCTGTCAGTTCCGTAAGGGCAGGGAGCAGCTTCCAGATTCTCCCTGACCAATGCCCACACCAAGAGATGTGGGCCCCGCACTGGCGGTGCCCCGGCCCTGTCTGAGGAAGGGCCAGCACTCAGGATGGGGCCTGGCATCCTCTGTAGGTGGGAGCAGTTTGATAAGAAGTACCTGAGTCAACTGTTGATGCGGCGCTCAGCCTACCGCATCCGGGACCAGATCTGGGATGTGTATTACAGACTCAACATCCGGGACGCCATCAGCTTTGTGGATCAGGTGGGCCAGCAGACAATGGACAATGGGCGGGTGGCCAGCAGGGCAAGGCAGGAAGCGGTGacaagcaggcaggcaggccctgAGCAGGGAGTTGGGAATTCCCAGTAGACTCCATGGACTTGTGAAGTGGCAGCTACAGGAATGAGCCCGGCCTGATGCTGACATTTAGAGTCTAGTGGGCAGTGCAGAAAGGTGGGAGACAGCTGGACTCTGGCATCAGCAGACGTGGCTCAGATTCTTATCATCTCAGgcttgtgaccttgggtaagtcatttATCCTCTCTGAGCTTcggtttcctcaactgtaagaAAGCGACAGTAAGAGTACCTCTGTCACAGAGTTTTGTAGGTGCAGTATAAAAAAGCACCTAGCGTAGTCCCTGGAATATCGAGAGCAAAGTGTGTTAACTGGTGTTATTCCTTTTGTTCCGCTCTGTCTGCACCACCTTCATCTGACTGCCATCTGACCTGTGACATGGCCCCTGCAGGGAGGCCACGTCTTGTCCTCCTCTGGGCTCACTCTGCCCTCCATGCCCAGCCGCAATTCCGTGGCAGAGACCTCCGTCACCAACCTGCTGTAAGTCCTGGAGCCCCCTCCCGCTTCCCCACGCTCCTTCCTACTGGGCCCTCTCTCTGAATCCCTTCTGGGCAAGATCTGTGAGCCCCTCTGCTTCTGCCCTTTCCCTGGTCCgcgccccccagcccctccccagcacaCATGTTCCCGCCGCCCGCAGGAGGGAGAGTGGCAGTGGAGCGTGTCTGGATCTGCAGGTGATTGACACGGTGCGCAGTGGCCGGGACCGGGAGGACACGGCAATGCACCACCTGCTCTGCGGAGGCCTCTACAAGCCGCGCCGCAGGGTGAGGGCAGGCAGGGCCTCTGAGTCCTGAGGGGGAGTGAGGTCTGGGGAGGCTGTGATCCAAGGCTCAAGAGGCAACTGGCATCAGTTTGTAGAGAGCTGTAGATGCCCAGTTGAAAAGCATGGGCTTCATCTTGTTGGTTATAACctttagttttttttgttgttgttgttttgagaaAGGTTGGCCTGTTACAAGGATGGTTTAAGGATGTCTTGTTTGGTAGCAGAGAGCAGATCTAATTGGACGGGGTGAGTTGAGAGGCCGGGAGAGCCAGTTGGGAAGCTGGAGTGAAACACTGCAGCTTAGAGCTGGGTGGCTGGAAGGAAGAAGGGCACAAAGGACTGTAAAATCTGCCAGGAAAAGGAGAGGAGTTATAGAGGGCTTGATGGGGGTCACACACAGAAGCAGGAGTGCCAAGGAGGCCTGTGGGTGCAGCTTAACCTGGGGGAGGCAGACATCCAGTTTAGGTAACATGAGTGAGTCCCATGCAGGTTGTGAAACCTCGGGGTTGGAAAGGCCCAACCCATCCAGGCAGGAATCCGCTGCAACCCCGCAAGGGGGCAGCAAGCCATTACCTTGAACCTTTCTGAAATGAGAAGCCAGCTGTGACCATTCTTGGCAGCTTTAACAGTTAGTCAAGGCCGTTTCTACAgagacgggaattctttccctttaatTTGCTCCCTCTGGGCCTGATTTGACTCTCTGCACCTCTGCAGAGCAAAAGCCTGCAAAGATGTCAAAACAGCTTCCTTCCACACAGAGGCCTTCTTGCCTTCGGGCCAGCGGCTTCTGTCCCTGGTGTGTCTTCTTCAGCAGTTTGAAATGAGGGCCCTAGGAATTCTATGGTGgactagtggttaggattccaggctttcactgctgtggccaaagAGGCCCCAGATGGAAGGCGCTATGCTAGTTGTGGTTGGCCAGGGCCAGGCACAGGGGACCTTTAACCTTTCTAGTTATGGaagttgcctttctcttctcacaGCCCAGGATCCCTCCAGCTCTGGCTCATCACCCTGAGACCTCACACTGTTCGTACAATCAGGCAATCACCCCTCATGTCTTCCTCAGTTAATGACTTTGAAACCCTGTCTCATCCAACCTGCggagcttttgttttttggtttggtttacTTTTTCTTATAGAAAATTTTAGTCATTCACAAAACTAGAGAGAATAAAGAAACTCATTTAACCATCACTCAGCTCCAATAATTTCCCCTTACACCCTATCTACACTTTATTATGTTAAAGCAAACTCCAGACAGCATATCATCTCTAAATATTTCCATATGTATCTCTAGGTGGCaagaattcctttcttttttttttttttaaaaagccatagtACCATTACCACATACAAGTAACAGTGATTCCTTCTCACCTCACCTCAAATATCCAGCCAGAGTTCAATACATACCTTTTTCCATCTGGTTTGTTCAAGTCAGGATCCAAATAAAGTCCACACTTTGCATTTTTagtatgtctttttattttttttttaatttgtaatagtttcttcttccttttttccctcctttttatttatttgctgaagAAACTGGATAGATCGTCTTAGAAaattctccattttacagattttgCTGATTGTATTCCAGAGATGGTATCTGATATGTTATCCTTGGTACCCTGTATTTCTTGGTAGTTCAATCTAGAGGCCTGGTTGTATTCAGGAACATTCAATAGCTGTGTTATGTATTTCTTATTGTATCACATTAGGAAGTATTGATACATAATGATTGGCTGGctgttgatgtgtgtgtgtgtgtacgtaagATTGGTCAATGGGTTTCGTCCAACCAGTTCTTGTGTAGTCGACTAAAAAAAACTGGATTATGATTGTGCTTATCCTTGTTAAAATGTCATCTTATTTGATTTAGCCCATCATTCCATCGTTTGGATCCCATGTCGGTCACCAAAAATCTCCTCAGATTCACATcatataaaattctgtaaagcctgTTAACTCTGTATTCATCAAAATCAACATAAAAATGAACATGATAGAGCTGAGGACAGAGCCCTGTGGTCGGCTACTAAAGACTTTCCTCCAGACTGACCTGGATCAAGAATTTTGGGGGTATGGTTACTGAACCAGTTCTAAATCCACTTAGTTATGCCAGCACGCAATCCATAATTCCTCATGTTCTTCACAGAAATATCATTAGAGACAGAAGTGTCTAGTATACAGTTAGAAACACAAGATTATAGTttaagagacagacagacaggctgGAGATAAAAAGATTTGGAAGCAATCTACAGCAGAGGTTTCCTGGCCTGGCTATATCAGAATCTCCTGGGGAGCTTACTAGAATACATATTCCTGGCTTCACCTCCTGCAGAGTTTGATTAGTGGAGTGGGATGAGGAATCTGCTCTTAATAAGCCCCTTGAGGGGGCTGAAATGCAGCTGATCTGATGGCTGGTGTCTGGGAAGCACAGATTTATCACTGTGCTGGCTGGCACTGAGAGAGTCGATACTTTCACTGGGGAGAGCATTGAGATGGGAGAGGGGGCCAAGGATAATGCTGGGGAATGCAtatggaagaaaaggaaggggagCCAGCAGAGGAGGTGAGAGAAGGAGCCCTTGGAGGGGCAGTAGCTGATGCTCCTCAGAGCTGTCTCAGAGGCCTGGGGCAAGAGGAGGGCTGGACTTTGCATGGATGTTGCCTAACCAGAAGCCAAGGTACTGATGACTTGGCAGAAAGCTGCACAGTGGTGCTGCAGTCAGGCAACCCCCCTTGCTCCCACCCCAGCTCTATTTCTGACATTCAAGGAATTAATGGGTACTAGGGGAAGTGTCAGAATGTAAGTGTAAAGGTTTAGCAGTAAAAGCAAGGCAATGGTGTCAATGGAAAGGCGTTTTTCAAGGAGGTAAGGGCAGGAACAGGTCTAAAAGCAGAGGCAGGGGGCGGTGGCCAGGGAAGGACTGAAGATGCAAGAGGGTGGAGGACTGGGAGGGAGGAActgatggagagaagggaactgaCGGAGGCAGGGAGTGAGGAGTGAGGAGCCCTGTGAAGGAGCTGGGCTTctgcacccacccacccccaccctaggGAGAGAGGCACACCTCTGCATGAATGTGTAGAAGAGGGCAGTTGGGAGGAGACTTAAAGGGGACTCTTAGATCCGGCTCAGGGAAGCAGAAAATATGAAGCGTAAAGGAAAGAAACCAGTCTGGGGGTGTGCGGCAGGACAAGAATGATTGGGAACACGTGGGTGGTACTTTGGGAAATTACCAGGAGGTAATGAAAAGGCTGCTAAGCAGTCACGGCCAGAGgtggagacaggtcaggtgagggtgtagtgggctTGCTCTTTATGAGGAAGAATTGGAAAGAGCAGATGGTGGGAGTGGTACTGAACTGGGCACAGGTATGGTTGGACTGAGAGGATCCGAGGTGGCAAGCCTGAGGAGTCATGGTGGCAGCTGCAGAAAGGGCTAAGTGGGGAGAGCCAGCTGGACAGAGTCCTGTGTAGTCACAAGAAGGCAAACGGGCCAGGCATGTGGACTAGGCTCAGATAAACTGAGGTGCAAAGAAGGAAATTGGTTTCATGGCAGCCCTGAGGACAGGGCACAGGATCCCCAGTGTCTTGTCACTTCACATCTGAGAAAACTGGGAGAGGGCACGAGGGGATAAGGAAAGCCAAATTTGAGGGGGTAGGTTCTGGGATAAAGAACTGAGAATATAGAGTCTGGCTGGGtctctattgtttttttttttttcactccatgGCTAGTTCTGGAAACAGCAGGCTGGTAGGAGCTATGGTGACCCTGGGGCTGTGGCGTGGGGTTCCCGTGGGCGGCAGGACACCAAACCTCATGGCAGGGTGGGGCTGTCATTGCCAGTACAAAGCCAGCTGCAGCCGCCACTTCATCTCTGAGGACGCGCAGGAGCGCCAGGACAAGGAAGTCTTCCAGCAGAACATGAAGCGGCGGCTGGAGTCCTTTAAGTCCACCAAGCACAACATCTGCTTCACCAAGAGCAAGCCACGACCTCGCAAGGCTGGCCGCAAGAAGGCATGTGCTTTCTCTAGGACTCCTGTTTGCAGCTGCAGGCTGATGGCATGCGGTTTTGAGCTCACAGGTTTTGGAATCCAGCCTCGGGGACCTGGGGGCTGCAGCAGCTTGGGTTCCCTTTTGCATCTTCCTGGAGCCCCAGAGGGGAAGGTGAAGCCTTTAGAGGGAGAGCAGCCTCTTGTGGTCACCTGCCCAAGACAGCAGGACCACCTACCAGAGGTGGAGTGAGCAGGAaacaggcagattccttgctgGGGAAGGGGTGTGGGGACTCCATGAATTTCTTATTCAGCCCAGGCTGATGTACTGAGCATCTCTGCTG
Above is a genomic segment from Ovis canadensis isolate MfBH-ARS-UI-01 breed Bighorn chromosome 14, ARS-UI_OviCan_v2, whole genome shotgun sequence containing:
- the SLC9A5 gene encoding sodium/hydrogen exchanger 5 isoform X2 — its product is MLRAALPLLGLPLAGAGATEEPTQEPGSPGEPPPGLALFRWQWHEVEAPYLVALWILVASLAKIVFHLSRKVTSLVPESCLLILLGLALGGIVLAVAKKAEYQLEPGTFFLFLLPPIVLDSGYFMPSRLFFDNLGAILTYAVVGTLWNAFTTGAALWGLQQAGLVAPRVQAGLLDFLLFGSLISAVDPVAVLAVFEEVHVNETLFIIVFGESLLNDAVTVVLYKVCNSFVEMGSANVRATDYLKGVASLFVVSLGGAAVGLVFAFLLALTTRFTKRVRIIEPLLVFLLAYAAYLTAEMASLSAILAVTMCGLGCKKYVEANISHKSRTAVKYTMKTLASCAETVIFMLLGISAVDSSKWAWDSGLVLGTLFFILFFRALGVVLQTWVLNQFRLVPLDKIDQVVMSYGGLRGAVAFALVILLDRTKVPAKDYFVATTIVVVFFTVIVQGLTIKPLVKWLKVKRSEHHKPTLNQELHEHTFDHILAAVEDVVGHHGYHYWRDRWEQFDKKYLSQLLMRRSAYRIRDQIWDVYYRLNIRDAISFVDQGGHVLSSSGLTLPSMPSRNSVAETSVTNLLRESGSGACLDLQVIDTVRSGRDREDTAMHHLLCGGLYKPRRRYKASCSRHFISEDAQERQDKEVFQQNMKRRLESFKSTKHNICFTKSKPRPRKAGRKKDGVANTEATNGKPPRDLGFHDTAAVILTVESEEEEDSDSSETEKEDDEGIIFVARATSEVLQEGKVSGSLEVCPSPRIIPPSPTCAEKELPWKSGQGDLAVYVSSETTKIVPVDMQTGWNQSISSLESLASPPCTQAPTMTRLPPRPRAPEEPQAPLKLPLSSDPRSCFAFPPSLAKAGRSRSESSADIPRQQELQPLMGHEDHTHLSPGPANSHWCIHFNKGGRL
- the SLC9A5 gene encoding sodium/hydrogen exchanger 5 isoform X1; protein product: MLRAALPLLGLPLAGAGATEEPTQEPGSPGEPPPGLALFRWQWHEVEAPYLVALWILVASLAKIVFHLSRKVTSLVPESCLLILLGLALGGIVLAVAKKAEYQLEPGTFFLFLLPPIVLDSGYFMPSRLFFDNLGAILTYAVVGTLWNAFTTGAALWGLQQAGLVAPRVQAGLLDFLLFGSLISAVDPVAVLAVFEEVHVNETLFIIVFGESLLNDAVTVVLYKVCNSFVEMGSANVRATDYLKGVASLFVVSLGGAAVGLVFAFLLALTTRFTKRVRIIEPLLVFLLAYAAYLTAEMASLSAILAVTMCGLGCKKYVEANISHKSRTAVKYTMKTLASCAETVIFMLLGISAVDSSKWAWDSGLVLGTLFFILFFRALGVVLQTWVLNQFRLVPLDKIDQVVMSYGGLRGAVAFALVILLDRTKVPAKDYFVATTIVVVFFTVIVQGLTIKPLVKWLKVKRSEHHKPTLNQELHEHTFDHILAAVEDVVGHHGYHYWRDRWEQFDKKYLSQLLMRRSAYRIRDQIWDVYYRLNIRDAISFVDQGGHVLSSSGLTLPSMPSRNSVAETSVTNLLRESGSGACLDLQVIDTVRSGRDREDTAMHHLLCGGLYKPRRRYKASCSRHFISEDAQERQDKEVFQQNMKRRLESFKSTKHNICFTKSKPRPRKAGRKKKDGVANTEATNGKPPRDLGFHDTAAVILTVESEEEEDSDSSETEKEDDEGIIFVARATSEVLQEGKVSGSLEVCPSPRIIPPSPTCAEKELPWKSGQGDLAVYVSSETTKIVPVDMQTGWNQSISSLESLASPPCTQAPTMTRLPPRPRAPEEPQAPLKLPLSSDPRSCFAFPPSLAKAGRSRSESSADIPRQQELQPLMGHEDHTHLSPGPANSHWCIHFNKGGRL
- the SLC9A5 gene encoding sodium/hydrogen exchanger 5 isoform X3, producing MASLSAILAVTMCGLGCKKYVEANISHKSRTAVKYTMKTLASCAETVIFMLLGISAVDSSKWAWDSGLVLGTLFFILFFRALGVVLQTWVLNQFRLVPLDKIDQVVMSYGGLRGAVAFALVILLDRTKVPAKDYFVATTIVVVFFTVIVQGLTIKPLVKWLKVKRSEHHKPTLNQELHEHTFDHILAAVEDVVGHHGYHYWRDRWEQFDKKYLSQLLMRRSAYRIRDQIWDVYYRLNIRDAISFVDQGGHVLSSSGLTLPSMPSRNSVAETSVTNLLRESGSGACLDLQVIDTVRSGRDREDTAMHHLLCGGLYKPRRRYKASCSRHFISEDAQERQDKEVFQQNMKRRLESFKSTKHNICFTKSKPRPRKAGRKKKDGVANTEATNGKPPRDLGFHDTAAVILTVESEEEEDSDSSETEKEDDEGIIFVARATSEVLQEGKVSGSLEVCPSPRIIPPSPTCAEKELPWKSGQGDLAVYVSSETTKIVPVDMQTGWNQSISSLESLASPPCTQAPTMTRLPPRPRAPEEPQAPLKLPLSSDPRSCFAFPPSLAKAGRSRSESSADIPRQQELQPLMGHEDHTHLSPGPANSHWCIHFNKGGRL